In the Plasmodium chabaudi chabaudi strain AS genome assembly, chromosome: 13 genome, one interval contains:
- a CDS encoding protein disulfide-isomerase, putative: MKYINFLIPFFILINFYYTNQYNLGKKEIVSINMDTFNKILEDEDQMTILVVYTHWCQRSILLLENLENISSILMYDTDINISKINVVINHELIHRFNVYSYPSLFLIKKKQIHRYSGLNNVQSILLWIQEYLDENIYEIKNKEKLVLFLELKEYNISTIFFIIKDEKHYNRINELISICKLIDNTFCFYIKDNNLITFFENILVAKNDSINIIEIKEKDIYGVLYKNDFFDKYFYLFNNSLDILYENEYSEDYKINALAKWIDEKSEPLVIRFSEYYFSALFSPDTTTLFIFYNDINDLNKTDIIKCAKKHQAVTFAVSGNVEVYEKRLLSDLLIDDLQKPLMRIIQFKDDVQIPYKYKPLSDEVEINEQSIDQFINEFLTDKKYFYKKSERILPDEYNNGYVKIIVADNYDDHIFNNDKNVVVLYYAPWCGHCHKLDPIYRRLGKRLKIYIDQNEDYKNDVIISKIDAANNEIYNVPIEGYPTIYLYEKSDKNNPIMYNGEKTEEKLISWICRMTNTNIDIEKFLSINLDDEKLFENYEEL, from the exons atgaagtacataaactttttaataccgttttttattttaataaatttttattatacgaATCAGTATAATTTgggaaaaaaagaaattgtgtctataaatatggacacatttaataaaattttagaGGATGAAGATCAGATGACAATATTAGTAGTATATACCCATTGGTGTCAAAGATCTATTTTACTTCttgaaaatttagaaaatatatcaagCATATTAATGTATGACactgatataaatatatcaaaaataaatgttgtTATTAACCATGAATTAATACATAGATTTAATGTATATAGTTAtccttctttatttttaataaaaaaaaaacaaatacatAGATATAGTggtttaaataatgtacaaagcatattattatggaTACAAGAATATttagatgaaaatatatatgaaataaaaaataaagaaaagctcgttttatttttagaacttaaagaatataatatatcaactatattctttataataaaagatgaaaagCATTATAATAGGATTAATGAATTGATTTCTATATGTAAATTAATCGATAatacattttgtttttatattaaagacaataatttaattacattttttgaaaacattttagttgcaaaaaatgatagtataaatataattgagattaaagaaaaagacaTATATGgagttttatataaaaatgatttttttgacaaatatttttacctgtttaataattcattagatatattatatgaaaatgaatatagtgaagattataaaataaatgcattAGCAAAATGGATAGACGAAAAAAGCGAACCTTTAGTTATTCGTTTTTCagagtattatttttcagcTTTATTTTCACCTGACACAAccacattatttatattttacaatgACATCAacgatttaaataaaactgATATTATTAAGTGTGCAAAAAAACATCAAGCAGTTACTTTTGCAGTTTCTGGAAATGTAGAAGTTTATGAAAAGAGATTATTGTCTGATCTCCTTATTGATGATTTACAAAAACCACTTATGAGAATTATACAATTTAAAGATGATGTACAAATTCCTTACAAGTACAAGCCTCTCTCGGATGAGGTCGAGATAAATGAACAG AGCATTGATCAATTTAttaatgaatttttaacggataagaaatatttttataaaaaaagcgAACGCATTTTACCAGACGAGTATAATAATGGAtatgtgaaaataatagtagCAGATAATTACGAtgatcatatatttaataatgataaaaatgttgtCGTTCTATATTATGCACCTTGGTGTGGGCATTGCCATAAACTTGATCCAATCTATAGAAGACTAGGAAAAcgattaaaaatatatatagatcaaaatgaagactataaaaatgatgttATAATTAGTAAAATCGATGCAGCTAacaatgaaatatataatgttcCCATTG AGGGATACCCAAccatttatttgtatgaAAAATCCGACAAAAATAATCCTATAATGTATAACGGAGAGAAAACTGAAGAAAAACTTATTTCTTGGATTTGTCGAATG acAAACACAAATATAGATATTGAGAAATTTCTTTCCATAAATTTAGATGATGAAAAACTTTTTGAGAATTACGAAGAATTATAg
- a CDS encoding DNA-directed RNA polymerase, alpha subunit, putative — translation MRLITISIWLFTILFTYNKCLKVKNLYYIPSNKESIFFENGLKKRKQSYSPKLFYTIKKYHTSKNGTKQILGSSKDNDSDNSSDINEEYKVFQRTNFIKKYQITKEEIDTYIEQIKNSKASGYEPKFPKDAFRTPDGLTNVILDYKYKNDNLKIHNYYYFFMQFLKKLSENNDNLKQSKNDNSLINIHDFLYLKKKGFFEGELYTWKNWVILNRGEWKDEIGYDNDENEDYEIKTIRPIVEPKMKRMPIEYWGSFRAIDFNVNHYPIYKKLFDYFNKTNVNEGEPYDKIHPFLFYPRFSVGRDRGGLSYGDANYFGNYGDIYKKNEEREKRLNKLKENNNENTSIDFDLGEDDNYENEKIEDKESVINSSIHKEHFIDKYDFGPNDIKVEEATDVLVYPQNGRLYQKFYIGPLNITDGHTFGSLIKYVCQSQIYGYAIVGIKIHNMNEDTKIENTQEDLLEIALNLSDVCIYSKEINIETNIRLIFKGPLMLVAGMIPLPSHLKVVNKEQYICTIKENGYIDISIKIEYGKGHWITYEKGLYKREIGSDNECMKKRPIKEVVNNNYTPLTASFSACRMVRTTVHKIATKYWCEDRCEFTDPKQMLVVEIWTDPRMLPKNVLLYGIKNIKKILKKFREMIINDTDFPCDEEDQEIKKLWPYIDRYKYLQTKQKMEGGPPIINIDDELNKASTNVNTDQNGLKIDDKNIQNPFTQALMDPGNFPKHSNIMLPLQETPPPYIDTLDWLKTEVNKDKNSTKRDERNKEKNDKSKTKRTFDYDNYLDDQLSDILSDNPRSS, via the coding sequence ATGCGACTTATTACTATTTCAATATGGCTATTCACAATcctttttacatataataaatgtttaaaagttaaaaatttatattatatcccAAGTAATAAAGagagtatattttttgaaaatggattaaagaaaagaaaGCAAAGCTATTCACCAAAACTGTTTTATacaatcaaaaaatatcacACCTCAAAAAATGGCACAAAACAAATCTTAGGAAGCAGCAAGGATAACGACAGTGATAACAGTTCGGACATAAATGAAGAATATAAAGTATTTCAAAGAACTAACTTCATAAAGAAATACCAAATAACAAAAGAAGAAATTGATACTTATATTGAacagataaaaaatagcaaAGCAAGTGGTTATGAACCTAAATTTCCAAAAGATGCATTTAGAACACCAGATGGATTAACAAATGTTATTTTagattataaatataaaaatgacaatttaaaaatacataattattattatttttttatgcaatttttaaaaaaactatcagaaaataatgataatctTAAGCAATCGAAAAATGACAACAGcctaataaatatacacgattttttatacttaaaaaaaaagggtTTTTTTGAAGGTGAATTATATACCTGGAAAAATTGGGTTATACTTAATAGAGGAGAATGGAAAGATGAAATAGGATATGATAATGATGAGAATGAAgattatgaaataaaaacaataagaCCAATTGTGGAAcccaaaatgaaaagaatgCCAATAGAATATTGGGGAAGCTTTAGAGCAATTGATTTTAATGTAAATCATTAtcctatatataaaaaattattcgattattttaataaaacaaatgtaAATGAAGGTGAAccatatgataaaattcaTCCGTTCCTTTTTTATCCCCGATTTAGTGTGGGTAGAGATAGAGGAGGTTTGAGTTATGGTGATGCAAATTATTTTGGAAACTATGgagatatttataaaaaaaatgaagaaagagaaaaaagaTTAAACAagttaaaagaaaataataatgaaaatacaaGTATAGATTTTGATTTAGGAGAAGatgataattatgaaaatgaaaaaattgagGATAAGGAAAGTGTAATAAATTCAAGTATACATAAAGAACATTTTATTGACAAATATGATTTTGGGCCTAATGATATTAAAGTTGAAGAAGCAACAGATGTATTAGTATATCCACAAAATGGAAGattatatcaaaaattttatataggTCCATTAAATATAACAGATGGTCATACATTTGGttcattaattaaatatgtatgtcAAAGCCAAATATATGGGTATGCTATAGTaggtataaaaatacataatatgaatgaagatacaaaaattgaaaatacaCAAGAAGATTTACTTGAAATTGCTTTAAATTTATCGGatgtttgtatatatagtaaagaaataaatatagaaacaaatattcgtttaatttttaaaggaCCTTTAATGCTAGTTGCTGGAATGATTCCATTACCATCTCATTTAAAAGTTGTAAATAAAgaacaatatatatgtacaataaaagaaaatggatatattgatatttctattaaaattgaataTGGTAAAGGGCATTGGATAACATATGAAAAGggtttatataaaagagAAATAGGATCAGATAATGAAtgtatgaaaaaaagaCCAATAAAAGAagttgtaaataataattatacacCTTTAACTGCTAGTTTTAGTGCTTGTAGAATGGTTCGAACTACTGTTCATAAAATTGCAACAAAGTATTGGTGTGAAGATAGATGTGAATTTACAGATCCTAAACAAATGCTAGTTGTTGAAATTTGGACAGATCCAAGAATGTTACCAAAAAATGTTCTATTATAtggtattaaaaatattaaaaagattttaaaaaaattcagaGAAATGATAATTAATGATACAGACTTTCCATGTGATGAAGAAGATcaagaaattaaaaaattatggcCTTACATTgatagatataaatatttacaaactaaacaaaaaatggaagGTGGTCCAcctataattaatattgatGATGAACTAAACAAAGCAAGTACTAACGTCAATACCGATCAAAACGGATTAAAAATAGacgataaaaatattcaaaatccGTTTACTCAAGCTCTTATGGATCCAGGAAATTTTCCAAAGCATTCAAACATAATGTTGCCATTGCAAGAAACTCCCCCTCCTTATATCGACACTTTGGATTGGCTTAAAACGGAAGTGAATAAGGATAAAAATTCGACCAAACGTGATGAAcgaaataaagaaaaaaatgacaaaTCAAAAACCAAACGGACATTTGACtatgataattatttggATGATCAGCTTTCCGATATATTAAGTGATAATCCACGCTCATCATGA